One Candidatus Zixiibacteriota bacterium genomic window, AGGACTTATCGGCCCGAATGGATGCGGGAAAACTACCCTTTTGAAAATAATCCTTGGAGAAGAAAAGTTGGTTTCCGGTAAAAGAGTTCAATCGAAGTCAAATCTTCAGATAGGATACCTGAAACAGGAAAGCACTGTCGAGTATAAAGGGTCTTTATTAGACTACACCTTAGAAGCTTTTCCGCAAATACAAAAACTCTATTCCGAATTTAAGAATTTAGAGCGAGATTCATCAGATGCGGGCAGAGCAACTGAGTATACCCTTTTTCAGGAAAGATTTGCGTCCGCGGGAGGCTGGGAAGTAAAAGCTGAGGCTGAGAAAACTCTAAGCGGATTGAACTTCACCAAGGATGAAACGGCTCTTGATTTTAAAGTGCTTTCCAGCGGTCAGAAAACCAAAGCGAACTTGGCCAAAATCCTTTTATCCAAGCCTGATTTTATGGTCCTGGACGAGCCCACCAATCACCTGGATTTATCCAGCTTGGAATGGTTAGAAAAATGGCTTGTGAATTTCAAAGGCACCCTGCTCATAGTCTCACATGACCGGGCATTATTGGATAAAACTGTTAGTAAGATCTGGGATTTAAGAAGAGGAACTCTAAAAGAGTACAAAGGAAATTACACCTGTTTTTACCAGCAAAGAGAAGAGGAGATCGAAAGACAGTGGAGAGAATATGAGGATAAAAGGAAAGAGGTCAAAAGATTGAAAATTGAATCACAGAGAAAAAGAGTCTGGGCAAAGCGAAAGGAAAAACAAAGAATCGGCGGGGGTAGAGCCAAGGGACATATAACTGCAGTTGCTGCCAAGTTAGCCAAAAGGGCTAAGGCTGTGGAGAAAAGGATCGAACATATTGAAAGAGTGGAAAAACCGTTTGAGGAGAAAAGGGTAACTTTAAATTTTCCCGACCTGGCTCCGTCCGGCAATTTAGTCCTGTCTGTAACAGACTTATCTAAATCTTGTGGAAATAAAATGCTGTTTGCGGATTTGGATTTTTCTATTCTAAAGGGAGAAAACCTGGCTCTTACGGGAGCTAATGGATCCGGCAAAACCACACTTCTTAAAATAATATTAGGAGAAATTGAACCAGATAAAGGCGATGTGGTTTTAAGTCATAAAGTCAAAATCGGGTATTTCGATCAAGAGAGAAAAGGGTTATCCCAGGAGAAGAGCATACTGGAGGAGGCAACTTTATCAGACATATCAGGTGACCCGGTTTGGATCAGGACAGTTTTAGGCTCATTGATGTTGAGAAGAGATTCGGTTTTCAAGAAAATAAAAGATCTAAGTGAAGGTGAAAAGGGGAAGGTGATGATAGCCAAG contains:
- the abc-f gene encoding ABC-F type ribosomal protection protein, which translates into the protein MHLIGLKDVSFSYTFGEGKLFEKVNLDINSGDRIGLIGPNGCGKTTLLKIILGEEKLVSGKRVQSKSNLQIGYLKQESTVEYKGSLLDYTLEAFPQIQKLYSEFKNLERDSSDAGRATEYTLFQERFASAGGWEVKAEAEKTLSGLNFTKDETALDFKVLSSGQKTKANLAKILLSKPDFMVLDEPTNHLDLSSLEWLEKWLVNFKGTLLIVSHDRALLDKTVSKIWDLRRGTLKEYKGNYTCFYQQREEEIERQWREYEDKRKEVKRLKIESQRKRVWAKRKEKQRIGGGRAKGHITAVAAKLAKRAKAVEKRIEHIERVEKPFEEKRVTLNFPDLAPSGNLVLSVTDLSKSCGNKMLFADLDFSILKGENLALTGANGSGKTTLLKIILGEIEPDKGDVVLSHKVKIGYFDQERKGLSQEKSILEEATLSDISGDPVWIRTVLGSLMLRRDSVFKKIKDLSEGEKGKVMIAKLLLSGANFLILDEPTNHLDIDAREALENALENFPGSILFVSHDRYLIKKLADDVLSLGRRAGLV